In Tiliqua scincoides isolate rTilSci1 chromosome 1, rTilSci1.hap2, whole genome shotgun sequence, the following are encoded in one genomic region:
- the SAMD5 gene encoding sterile alpha motif domain-containing protein 5 — MCANIVYEWLKTLKLSQYAESFVDNGYDDLEVCKQIGEPDLDAIGVSVPQHRRRIHEAVRRLKEQDETTAGLYFTLEPQHCLPSPEIYTSHLVEQYEAKTWKGHPSKKTQEHPRKVGISTKELVTYPKLRLKIMIRDKLIRDGINLSKPPYSNKEEISDSANNALQCLTDCTTQIAT, encoded by the exons ATGTGCGCCAACATCGTGTACGAGTGGCTGAAGACCCTGAAGCTCTCGCAGTACGCCGAGTCCTTCGTGGACAATGGCTATGACGACCTGGAGGTCTGCAAGCAGATCGGCGAGCCGGACTTGGATGCCATCGGGGTCTCCGTGCCCCAGCACAGGCGCCGGATCCATGAGGCCGTGCGGAGGCTGAAGGAGCAGGACGAGACCACCGCCGGGCTTTACTTCACCTTGGAACCTCAGCACTGCTTGCCCTCCCCGGAGATCTACACCAGCCACCTGGTGGAGCAGTATGAGGCCAAGACTTGGAAGGGGCACCCTTCTAAGAAGACCCAGGAacatcccaggaaagtgggcatctCCACCAAGGAGCTGGTGACTTACCCCAAGCTCAGACTGAAAATCATGATTAGGGATAAACTCATCCGGGATGGAATCAACCTCAGCAAGCCCCCTTACTCCAACAAG GAAGAAATCTCAGATTCTGCTAACAATGCATTACAATGCTTGACTGATTGCACAACCCAAATTGCTACCTGA